The genomic window caaaaaacaCAACCACACATAAATCAAACATTAATCTCATCCAAATTCACTCCCCTAAATTCTTCAAACAAACCATGTCTTTAGAGAACAAAACAATCAAACCAGAAATTCATGTTCTATTAGTAGCTTTTTCAGCCCAAGGTCACATAAACCCATTACTTAGATTAGGCAAATCACTATTAACCAAAGGCTTTAATGTCACACTTGCCACCACTGAATTAGTCTACCACCGTGTCTTTAAATCAACCACCACTTCAACCACCGCCGACAACGCCGTCCCCGCCTCTTACACCACCAATGGAATCAATGTTCTGTTTTTCTCCGACGGCTTCGACATAACCCAAGGTAATAAATCTCCTGATGAATACATGGACCTCATTGCTGAATTTGGACCCATTAGTCTAACAAATCTCATCAAAAACAATTTCCTTAACAACACTAACAAAAAACTAGCTTGCATTATCAACAATCCATTTGTTCCTTGGGTAACAAATGTTGCTTCTGAATTCAATATCCCATGTGCATGTCTTTGGATTCAACCTTGTACTCTTTACTCTATATACTATCGTTTCTACAACAAATTGAACCAATTTCCAACCCTAGAAAACCCCGAAATCGATGTCGAATTACCCGGTCTTCCGTTGTTGAAACCACAAGACCTACCATCTTTTGTTCTTCCATCAAATCCTTTTGGAGCATTATCAAATGTCTTAGCTGAAATGTTCCAAGACATGAAGAAACTAAAATGGGTGTTAGCAAATTCTTTCTATGAATTGGAAAAAGATGTGATTGATTCAATGGCTGAGATTTTCCCAATCAAAACTGTTGGTCCATTGGTTCCACCATCATTACTTGGTCAAGATCAAACACAAGATGTTGGAATTGAAATGTGGAAATCACAAGATTCATGCATTGAATGGCTTAACCAAAAACCACCATCATCAgttatatatatctcatttggAAGTCTCATTTTTTTATCAGAAAAACAAATGCAGAGCATAGCAGAAGCATTGAAGAATAGTAAAAGATATTTTCTTTGGGTGATGAAGAGTAAAGAAGGAGAAGCTCCAGTTACACTTCCTGAGAAATTCTTagtagaaacaaaagaaaaaggaatgGTTGTGTCTTGGTGTCCACAAACACAGGTTTTGGTTCATCCTGCAATAGCATGTTTCTTAACACATTGTGGTTGGAATTCAATGTTGGAAGCAATAACAGCAGGAGTACCTATGATTGCATATCCACAATGGACTGATCAACCAACAAATGCAAAACTTGTTTCTGATATTTTCGGTATGGGGATTCGGTTGAAACAGGACAGTGATGGTTTTGTTAAGAGTGAAGAAGTTGAAAGAGCTAttggtgagattgttggagAAAGATTTGATGTGTTTAAGAAAAATGCAGTGGAACTTAAAGTTGCGGCGAGGGAAGCGGTGGCTGATGGTGGCTCTTCTGATCGGAATATTCAAGAATTTGTTGATGAAATTCTTGCTAGTGTAGTGGATGATAATTGATGAGATGAGATCATTTGCAGATAATTGGGATGAGATCATTTGTTGCCACCAAATAATTGGTCATTTCTAGTCATACTTTTTGtcattttgttat from Trifolium pratense cultivar HEN17-A07 linkage group LG1, ARS_RC_1.1, whole genome shotgun sequence includes these protein-coding regions:
- the LOC123902782 gene encoding UDP-glycosyltransferase 84B1-like: MSLENKTIKPEIHVLLVAFSAQGHINPLLRLGKSLLTKGFNVTLATTELVYHRVFKSTTTSTTADNAVPASYTTNGINVLFFSDGFDITQGNKSPDEYMDLIAEFGPISLTNLIKNNFLNNTNKKLACIINNPFVPWVTNVASEFNIPCACLWIQPCTLYSIYYRFYNKLNQFPTLENPEIDVELPGLPLLKPQDLPSFVLPSNPFGALSNVLAEMFQDMKKLKWVLANSFYELEKDVIDSMAEIFPIKTVGPLVPPSLLGQDQTQDVGIEMWKSQDSCIEWLNQKPPSSVIYISFGSLIFLSEKQMQSIAEALKNSKRYFLWVMKSKEGEAPVTLPEKFLVETKEKGMVVSWCPQTQVLVHPAIACFLTHCGWNSMLEAITAGVPMIAYPQWTDQPTNAKLVSDIFGMGIRLKQDSDGFVKSEEVERAIGEIVGERFDVFKKNAVELKVAAREAVADGGSSDRNIQEFVDEILASVVDDN